A single Ascochyta rabiei chromosome 4, complete sequence DNA region contains:
- a CDS encoding Protein-serine/threonine phosphatase — MSVDPRLRARQQLQSAPQAAPVPPPPPPPPMEPQPMGMDGANDAPAPANPIAVPDDQFKLKFCTVCASNQNRSMEAHLQLASANLPTISFGTGSLVRLPGPTITQPNVYHFNSTTYRTIHDELSEQNTALYTHNGLLNMLGRNLNIKSFPERFQDWVPGKPRLEHAEDQGYQGTESGVVDVVITCEERCFDAVLEDLHNKGGKLNRPVHVFNVDIRDNHEEALVGGKAILDLALSLNEAAGKEREAHGESGWTTGGGAARDGFDEKVPEILASWQERWPQMPALWSLAWF, encoded by the exons ATGTCCGTCGATCCACGCCTGCGGGCGCGTCAACAGCTGCAGTCCGCGCCTCAGGCTGCACCTGTGCCCCCACCACCTCCCCCGCCGCCCATGGAGCCTCAACCCATGGGCATGGACGGCGCGAATGATGCACCGGCCCCCGCGAACCCTATCGCGGTTCCTGATGACCAGTTCAAACTCAAGTTCTGCACCGTATGCGCCAGCAATCAGAACAG ATCAATGGAGGCACACCTCCAACTCGCCTCCGCCAACCTCCCCACCATCTCCTTTGGGACCGGCTCTCTTGTGCGCCTCCCCGGCCCGACCATCACCCAACCCAATGTGTACCATTTCAACAGTACGACCTACCGCACGATTCACGACGAGCTGTCAGAGCAAAACACCGCGCTATACACGCACAACGGCCTGCTCAACATGCTGGGGCGCAACCTCAACATCAAAAGCTTCCCCGAGCGCTTCCAAGACTGGGTTCCTGGGAAGCCGCGCCTGGAGCATGCTGAAGACCAGGGATACCAAGGCACCGAGTCGGGCGTGGTAGACGTGGTGATTACGTGCGAGGAGCGCTGTTTCGACGCCGTGCTGGAGGACCTGCACAACAAAGGTGGCAAGCTGAATCGCCCCGTGCACGTCTTCAACGTCGACATCCGCGACAACCACGAAGAAGCGCTGGTGGGCGGCAAAGCGATCCTCGATCTCGCCCTCAGCCTGAACGAGGCCGCCGGAAAAGAGCGCGAGGCGCACGGCGAGAGCGGTTGGACAACAGGCGGCGGAGCGGCACGCGATGGCTTCGACGAGAAAGTCCCTGAGATCTTGGCAAGCTGGCAGGAGAGGTGGCCACAGATGCCGGCGCTGTGGAGT
- a CDS encoding HOG (high osmolarity glycerol) pathway protein: MTDTAPTPPAPANPQRLDDITEGFAVRGRQSDADMAADVMSHRGDAASAGYMGSNRTSLPPLVTSPPSHAKLERASSYASKRVSTFSTTSNAHAAAPRSRPQSVAFPAFHSSLPYALVRDFAYEPEHPLYYGPLPQEQRSGASTPASEANRRLSDPPPVAWRTDRGSRASGPQHLGLGEQLPMTSFGDGPPYSEDEDLASPVVTSHHSARHKKQKSNQVDFDQTRGRRAPEEHRRSSVTGVHGEGSYYPSHVNDAANGIGGEYITYPPSSSSNLDVPEGASRRDSHFAAILPQRSYANEEGPPYDSDEDMSEPGDYIRDDNRFSRDYQFTIASPDEEMHGKAVALFDFARENDNELPLVEGQIILVSYRHGQGWLVAQDPKTGESGLVPEEYVRLLRDIEGGWNGLMNGAVQAQEANPGLDSLLSPLSAGPEAKTPTQADHSSYTPVISTFSTSHKDLEPYPKDRLATPTNPEGGSFGQGKEGGPMEGVESTPEPQSKHQKS, translated from the coding sequence ATGACCGACACCGCTCCCACACCACCAGCGCCCGCCAACCCGCAACGGCTTGACGACATCACCGAGGGCTTCGCCGTTCGAGGGCGCCAGAGCGACGCTGATATGGCAGCCGACGTCATGTCTCACCGCGGAGACGCAGCGTCGGCAGGCTACATGGGCTCTAACCGCACCTCCCTGCCCCCGCTCGTCACCTCCCCGCCATCCCACGCAAAGCTGGAGCGCGCGAGCTCCTACGCCAGCAAGCGCGTGTCCACATTCTCCACCACGTCCAATGCACATGCAGCCGCTCCTCGGTCACGGCCACAGTCGGTCGCTTTCCCTGCCTTCCATTCGAGCCTGCCCTATGCGCTGGTACGAGACTTCGCATACGAGCCCGAGCACCCCCTCTATTACGGGCCCCTCCCGCAGGAACAGCGCTCGGGCGCCTCGACGCCAGCGAGCGAGGCCAACCGAAGGCTCTCGGACCCCCCGCCAGTTGCATGGCGCACAGACCGCGGGTCTAGGGCCTCTGGCCCGCAACACCTAGGCCTGGGCGAGCAGCTGCCCATGACCTCGTTCGGCGATGGTCCTCCGTACAGCGAAGATGAAGACCTTGCCAGTCCTGTAGTCACGAGCCACCATAGCGCAAGGCACAAGAAGCAAAAGTCGAACCAGGTCGATTTCGACCAGACTCGCGGGCGGCGCGCGCCCGAAGAACATAGACGGAGCTCGGTCACTGGAGTCCACGGCGAAGGGAGCTATTACCCCAGCCACGTCAACGATGCAGCCAATGGGATTGGTGGTGAGTACATCACCTACCCTCCCAGCTCATCCTCGAACCTCGACGTACCAGAGGGTGCGTCTCGACGAGACTCGCACTTTGCTGCGATCCTGCCACAGCGCTCGTACGCCAATGAGGAAGGGCCCCCGTACGACTCAGACGAGGACATGTCCGAGCCTGGCGACTACATTCGCGACGACAACCGCTTTTCTCGCGATTATCAATTCACAATTGCCTCGCCAGACGAGGAGATGCACGGAAAAGCAGTGGCGCTGTTCGACTTTGCACGAGAAAACGACAACGAGCTGCCCCTCGTCGAGGGCCAGATCATATTGGTGTCCTACAGGCACGGACAGGGCTGGCTGGTAGCGCAAGACCCAAAGACTGGAGAGAGTGGGCTGGTGCCTGAGGAGTATGTGCGTTTGCTGCGCGACATAGAAGGGGGTTGGAATGGTCTTATGAACGGTGCTGTGCAAGCACAAGAAGCAAACCCAGGTTTGGACAGTCTGCTCAGCCCTCTCTCGGCGGGCCCAGAGGCCAAGACTCCTACACAGGCCGACCACTCCTCGTACACGCCCGTCATCTCCACCTTCTCCACAAGCCACAAAGACCTCGAGCCCTATCCCAAGGATAGGCTCGCCACACCGACAAACCCCGAGGGAGGAAGTTTCGGTCAAGGGAAAGAAGGTGGCCCTATGGAGGGCGTCGAGAGTACGCCCGAGCCTCAGTCCAAGCACCAGAAGTCATGA
- a CDS encoding 5-oxoprolinase (ATP-hydrolyzing), with translation MAPGYRLGVDVGGTFTDVCVITPNGEAVRVKVPTNTSDQSIGVQEGVEQVRRILQDQYSWSGKFEYIHHGTTTGTNAVLEGKGAKAGLIVTKGHKDILTVRRSQIPGGLGAWINYVQPEPLVPLERTVEAKERIQINGEIFHELDEAHFRDSLQDLKRQEPQAIAVSLLNSFSNKVHEDKIRRILLDEFGSDVEIVTSTDVLPEIQEYERTVTTAANAIVKPVVKKYMKNLQKKLEKDTDTLRILKSDGDLTSVDLAGEIPVHILMSGPAGGVKAVSHLVAKDTPYKNLITFDMGGTSTDCALLSGSEAIIRRETEVGSLTVRAPSVDVKTVGAGGGSIAIYNEFSKNFRVGPESSGATPGPAAYGKGGTQATVTDANLVLGYLPSKLLGGKFELDVAASNAAVQSMAKKMDLDVLSTAEGIIDLVNESMHGALRLVSVEQGYDPRDFALVALGGAGPMHANSLGKLLGSWPVIVPPSPGVLCAQGDAITKMSHEQSCTYIKIFSDIKAEDLTRTLGNLKSDCVQTMKESLADEHAALRIVYQSDMRYKGQAMTLTVNFSEEDARDTTHLLEHLRNKFNEAHEHQFAFSHANVELETMRLRVRVIDASEEVAIKPIEKANNTTPPRDAIMTRQMIVYEGKKIEATFWDRTKITKAGIKIAGPAVVTEMDSNTLILPGHTGEIDLMGNILIWPETRRAPDKTVHTKESAARLVQQQPLLPTLIGSALGSIRREMDTLMLRCAMSPAIREQQDEFNVITNTRGQMLAGQFGSFIQQFLDGWSGTVEEGDIFVTNDVYQIDGAVSHLNDVIILLPIHFEHRLVGWAANFGHLTDVQGKVPGSMSINASTIYEDGLQIPIVKLYAKGEYNEALAAVLFRNSRMPNWFQSDLTALVTACRTAATRVNELCERYGVEVYEAATDYLLEQNRLAIKKIIDTKISPEKSSFTDFIDDDGQGIGPYAISCSMQKEGDKLVFDWDGTSPQSNTSMNFYLSKTMFKIFIGYYLLAIYDPHVVVNDGFHDLLDIRIPTGTILRPVRPAAVSCRTHLLGRVMDVMQALFGQRNPAYRCAAGFSDSPHLFYSGFKPTGEFYLLYQIGFGGVPARPIGDGPDCHCLFPAIKSIPAENIELYFPVVIEANEALLDSGGPGYYRGGNAQRTLYRWLCEGDVSIHDDRWMVKPWGVNGGKPGSRSKKIIYRNNSYGTSAEKDNTELVQSKMDHLRVHPGDVLEWITWGGGGLGDPLTRPPSIVAQEVHRRLVSFAGAANNYGVVVNRDFSVNEAATADLRQRMHEQRTSEERVKKQLNGTKQGDDNVGYDRGGTMTELVERCKEDTGLEPPRPQWERDPYGPHTGLPYVKEWYKRMRTEGLRVWDRV, from the exons ATGGCTCCAGGGTACAGATTGGGCGTTGATGTTGGAGG CACCTTCACTGATGTCTGTGTCATCACCCCTAACGGCGAGGCAGTACGCGTCAAAGTCCCTACAAACACGAGCGACCAGTCTATCGGAGTGCAGGAAGGCGTAGAGCAAGTGCGCCGTATCCTGCAAGACCAGTACAGCTGGAGCGGCAAGTTCGAGTACATCCACCATGGCACGACCACAGGGACAAATGCTGTACTGGAGGGTAAGGGCGCAAAGGCTGGCTTGATCGTCACCAAAGGGCACAAGGACATCCTGACAGTACGGCGAAGTCAGATTCCAGGCGGCCTGGGCGCGTGGATCAACTATGTCCAGCCAGAGCCACTCGTACCCCTAGAACGAACAGTCGAGGCGAAAGAGCGCATTCAGATTAACGGCGAGATCTTCCACGAGCTGGATGAGGCACACTTTCGCGATAGTTTGCAGGATTTGAAGCGTCAGGAGCCTCAGGCAATCGCAGTGTCGCTGCTGAACTCTTTCAGCAACAAAGTGCACGAGGACAAGATTCGCAGAATATTGCTGGACGAGTTCGGTTCGGACGTCGAGATCGTCACATCTACTGATGTATTACCCGAGATTCAGGAGTATGAACGGACAGTCACGACAGCAGCCAACGCCATCGTCAAACCAGTCGTGAAGAAGTACATGAAGAATTTGCAGAAAAAACTGGAAAAAGATACAGACACATTACGTATCCTCAAATCAGACGGCGACCTGACGTCGGTCGACCTCGCAGGCGAGATCCCGGTACACATCCTTATGAGCGGCCCAGCTGGTGGTGTCAAGGCTGTCTCGCATCTAGTTGCGAAAGACACACCCTATAAGAACCTCATCACGTTCGACATGGGAGGCACAAGTACGGATTGTGCGCTTTTGTCTGGCAGCGAAGCCATCATTCGACGTGAGACAGAAGTCGGATCACTAACAGTTCGAGCTCCATCCGTAGACGTAAAGACCGTAGGTGCTGGTGGAGGATCGATAGCCATCTATAACGAGTTCTCCAAGAATTTCCGTGTTGGTCCTGAATCCAGTGGTGCCACTCCCGGCCCAGCAGCGTACGGGAAAGGGGGAACGCAAGCGACAGTGACCGACGCAAACCTGGTCTTGGGATATTTGCCCTCAAAGCTACTCGGTGGCAAATTCGAACTTGATGTCGCTGCATCAAATGCCGCCGTACAGTCAATGGCAAAAAAAATGGATTTGGATGTGCTATCCACCGCTGAAGGTATCATTGATTTAGTCAACGAGTCTATGCATGGCGCTCTCCGGCTTGTCTCTGTCGAACAAGGATACGATCCTCGCGATTTCGCACTCGTTGCGCTTGGCGGAGCAGGTCCCATGCATGCAAACTCACTGGGTAAACTGCTGGGTTCCTGGCCAGTCATTGTGCCGCCTAGCCCGGGCGTACTGTGCGCCCAAGGCGATGCTATCACAAAGATGTCCCACGAGCAAAGCTGCACGTACATCAAGATCTTTTCTGACATCAAGGCCGAGGATCTTACAAGGACACTAGGTAATTTGAAGAGCGACTGCGTACAAACAATGAAGGAGTCGCTCGCAGATGAGCACGCCGCTCTCAGAATCGTATACCAATCTGACATGCGGTACAAGGGTCAAGCGATGACACTCACAGTGAACTTTAGCGAAGAGGATGCACGAGACACCACCCACCTCTTAGAACATCTGCGCAACAAATTCAATGAAGCGCACGAACATCAGTTTGCCTTCTCGCACGCCAATGTTGAGCTTGAGACCATGCGACTGCGAGTCAGGGTCATTGATGCGTCCGAGGAAGTCGCTATTAAGCCAATCGAGAAAGCCAACAACACCACACCGCCTAGAGATGCCATAATGACGCGACAAATGATCGTTTACGAAGGCAAGAAGATTGAAGCTACATTTTGGGACCGGACGAAGATTACCAAAGCTGGCATCAAGATTGCTGGACCAGCTGTTGTAACTGAGATGGACTCGAATACCCTGATCCTTCCCGGACACACTGGCGAAATCGACTTAATGGGCAATATTCTCATATGGCCGGAGACTAGAAGAGCCCCAGACAAGACAGTACATACAAAGGAGTCAGCAGCAAGGCTGGTACAGCAGCAGCCACTCCTACCCACCCTTATTGGCTCGGCGCTCGGCTCGATAAGACGGGAGATGGATACCCTCATGCTGCGATGTGCGATGAGTCCGGCCATCCGAGAACAGCAAGATGAATTCAACGTAATCACCAACACGCGAGGGCAGATGCTCGCTGGCCAGTTTGGTAGCTTCATTCAGCAATTCTTGGACGGCTGGTCGGGCACGGTTGAGGAAGGTGATATCTTCGTTACAAATGATGTTTACCAGATCGATGGCGCGGTATCACATCTGAACGATGTTATCATATTACTCCCCATCCATTTTGAACACAGACTCGTTGGCTGGGCCGCTAATTTTGGTCATCTGACTGATGTGCAAGGCAAGGTACCTGGATCCATGAGTATCAACGCCAGCACCATATACGAGGACGGGCTGCAGATACCCATCGTCAAGCTCTACGCAAAGGGCGAATACAACGAAGCTCTAGCGGCGGTATTGTTCCGAAACTCACGCATGCCAAACTGGTTTCAAAGCGATTTGACAGCACTGGTGACAGCATGTAGAACCGCAGCTACGCGCGTCAACGAGCTTTGCGAACGATACGGTGTCGAAGTCTATGAAGCGGCGACAGACTACCTTCTTGAGCAAAACAGGCTTGCGATCAAGAAGATCATCGATACCAAGATCAGCCCCGAGAAGTCGAGTTTCACAGACTTCATTGACGATGACGGCCAAGGTATCGGCCCTTACGCAATCTCATGCTCCATGCAGAAAGAAGGAGACAAGCTGGTCTTTGACTGGGATGGCACATCACCACAATCGAATACGTCCATGAACTTCTACCTCTCGAAGACCATGTTCAAAATTTTCATTGGCTACTACCTCCTCGCCATCTATGACCCACACGTTGTCGTCAACGATGGCTTTCACGATCTCCTTGACATTCGGATACCTACCGGCACGATCCTCCGTCCTGTTCGTCCTGCAGCAGTAAGCTGCCGGACACATCTGCTAGGCCGCGTCATGGACGTCATGCAAGCGCTTTTTGGCCAACGTAACCCCGCCTACCGCTGCGCAGCAGGCTTCTCCGACTCACCACACCTCTTCTATTCCGGCTTCAAGCCGACCGGGGAGTTTTACCTGCTCTACCAGATCGGATTTGGAGGTGTCCCTGCACGACCGATCGGTGACGGTCCAGACTGCCACTGCCTGTTCCCAGCCATCAAATCGATCCCTGCTGAGAACATTGAGCTTTACTTCCCCGTCGTTATCGAAGCCAACGAGGCGCTCTTAGATTCTGGAGGCCCGGGGTATTACAGGGGAGGTAACGCACAGCGCACGCTGTACCGATGGTTGTGTGAAGGCGATGTCAGTATCCACGATGACAGATGGATGGTGAAGCCATGGGGCGTTAATGGTGGTAAACCTGGCAGCAGGAGCAAGAAAATCATCTACAGGAACAACAGCTACGGCACCTCTGCCGAAAAAGACAACACGGAGCTGGTGCAGAGTAAGATGGACCACTTGCGTGTTCATCCAG GTGACGTTCTCGAATGGATCACTTGGGGCGGCGGTGGCCTCGGCGACCCCCTGACGCGCCCGCCTTCCATTGTAGCACAAGAAGTCCATCGCCGTCTTGTCTCTTTCGCTGGCGCAGCAAACAACTACGGTGTTGTCGTAAACCGCGATTTCTCTGTCAACGAGGCTGCTACCGCCGACCTGCGCCAGCGCATGCATGAGCAGCGTACGAGTGAAGAGAGGGTAAAGAAGCAACTAAACGGCACGAAGCAAGGGGACGACAATGTGGGATATGATCGTGGGGGAACGATGACTGAGTTAGTGGAGAGGTGTAAAGAGGATACTGGGCTTGAGCCGCCGAGGCCGCAATGGGAGAGGGATCCATATGGACCGCATACAGGGTTGCCGTATGTGAAGGAATGGTACAAGAGGATGAGAACAGAGGGACTGCGAGTCTGGGATCGTGTCTAA